One genomic segment of Tubulanus polymorphus chromosome 4, tnTubPoly1.2, whole genome shotgun sequence includes these proteins:
- the LOC141903231 gene encoding alcohol dehydrogenase class-3 chain L-like, with translation MSSTQNKSISCKAAVCWKIGELKIETIQVAPPKTGEVRVKVVATGVCHSDAFSNSPRDSAPLLPRILGHEGAGIVESVGEGVTNVKPGDHVLMTLLPQCDDCRICKSKGNYVCERVNGGFGSGFMPDGTSRFSCNGKSLYNFLGLSTFTEYTVVSKLKVFKLADNVPFDKVCLLACGVATGFGSATNAAGVQVGDNCAVWGLGAVGLAAVMGCRYAGAKRIIGIDIVCEKAEMGKVFGLTDFINPLELDRPIEEVIKEMTDGGLDYAFECCGNIKTLEASFKCIHQSFGTVIQVGLTPDGSTLNIDPSLFRAGRRWRGACYGGLKSMDDIPKLVDLYMSKSGVLLDEFVTHTMPLERIQEAFDLMEQGKSIRSVIIMAPQQEK, from the exons ATGAGTTCAACGCAAAATAAG TCTATAAGCTGTAAGGCGGCAGTATGCTGGAAAATCGGGGAGCTGAAAATCGAAACCATTCAAGTTGCGCCACCTAAAACCGGAGAAGTTCGAGTGAAG GTGGTAGCTACCGGTGTCTGTCATTCAGATGCATTCTCCAACAGCCCGAGGGACAGCGCGCCTTTATTGCCACGCATTTTAGGGCATGAAGGAGCCGGGATTGTGGAAAGTGTCGGTGAAGGGGTCACAAATGTAAAGCCAG GAGATCACGTACTGATGACGCTACTTCCGCAATGTGATGATTGTCGTATATGTAAGAGTAAAGGCAACTACGTGTGTGAAAGAGTCAA CGGTGGATTTGGTTCGGGATTTATGCCCGATGGTACGTCTAGATTTTCCTGTAACGGCAAATCTCTCTACAATTTTCTGGGATTGAGCACATTCACCGAATACACGGTTGTCTCCAAGTTGAAAGTCTTTAAG CTCGCCGACAATGTACCGTTTGATAAAGTGTGTTTACTGGCGTGTGGAGTGGCGACAGGATTCGGCTCGGCGACGAATGCGGCCGGTGTTCAGGTAGGAGACAACTGCGCCGTCTGGGGCCTCGGAGCCGTAGGTCTCGCGGCTGTCATGGGATGTCGATACGCCGGCGCCAAACGAATTATTGGCATTGATATCGTATGCGAAAAAGCAGAGATGG GGAAGGTTTTTGGATTAACTGATTTCATCAATCCGCTCGAACTCGACAGACCGATAGAAGAAGTAATTAAAGAGATGACGGATGGTGGTTTGGATTACGCGTTCGAATGTTGTGGCAACATTAAAACTCTA GAAGCTTCCTTCAAGTGTATCCACCAAAGTTTCGGTACCGTTATTCAAGTAGGTTTAACTCCGGACGGATCGACCCTCAATATCGATCCATCATTATTTCGAGCGGGTCGCAGATGGCGTGGAGCCTGCTATGGAG GACTGAAAAGTATGGACGATATACCGAAGCTAGTCGACCTTTATATGTCAAAATCTGGCGTACTTCTCGACGAGTTTGTGACGCATACGATGCCACTAGAAAGAATACAGGAAGCTTTTGACTTGATGGAACAAGGGAAAAG TATCCGTTCGGTGATAATCATGGCCCCGCAACAAGAGAAATAG
- the LOC141904497 gene encoding uncharacterized protein LOC141904497: MWTAGVTDTRKWQVSIMLFFGTVLVIVDSTTSSRSSHVFIHGTTIDANQVPYKIMPLERSIGELECAAFCNEQENTFKCKGYVYKPTEKVCELFKVAWYEKEGNLKNVALKEMNCTELGLKKMLTTCIEHSPSPMNLQTAGSYCEFKGLKLIEPGSYTLIAALNQYIIDNLPATKIFIGARNWRPTERPPKPWNWLASPGNVTKFGFKSSIPETDVSRDTIVIEDGIWKLTFGGLLHHFLCEIP; the protein is encoded by the exons ATGTGGACAGCCGGCGTAACGGACACAAGAAAATGGCAAGTTTCGATTATGTTATTTTTCGGGACTGTTTTGGTGATCGTCGATTCGACGACTTCATCCAGATCGTCACACGTGTTCATTCACGGTACAACTATCGATGCCAATCAGGTTCCCTACAAGATAATGCCACTCGAGCGAAGTATCGGAGAACTGGAATGCGCCGCTTTCTGCAACGAGCAAGAAAACACCTTCAAATGCAAGGGTTACGTCTATAAACCGACTGAGAAGGTTTGCGAGTTGTTCAAAGTGGCATGGTACGAAAAGGaaggaaatttgaaaaatgtcgcATTGAAAG AAATGAATTGTACCGAACTCGGCCTCAAGAAAATGCTTACGACATGCATAGAACACAGTCCTTCCCCTATGAATCTCCAGACGGCTGGAAGTTACTGCGAATTCAAAGGACTGAAATTAATCGAACCCGGATCGTACACATTGATAGCGGCATTGAATCAATACATCATCGATAATCTCCCTGCAA caaaaatTTTCATCGGGGCAAGAAATTGGCGACCGACGGAACGGCCTCCTAAACCGTGGAATTGGCTCGCGTCTCCGGGTAACGTGACTAAATTCGGTTTCAAATCGTCCATTCCAGAAACAGACGTCAGTCGTGATACAATTGTCATAGAAGACGGAATTTGGAAGCTCACATTCGGTGGACTATTGCATCATTTCTTATGCGAAATACCATGA
- the LOC141903110 gene encoding uncharacterized protein LOC141903110 — translation METKHFLWLSCLFCEAVLCNLQVVRLECPTGWELFGDACLRYVNQELSWSKAYSNCQQNGAILAEVTDFHDIQNIAQLGRKINSGVREMFIGMNRIALAENSEVVVFNKKSQTKPVYEFHWDSGQPDLSNTTQCSVVQLSLTSHQWGFFPANTFLLAMKRCSYPRSSVCQLKACSSGEFRCKNGKCLSQSWVCDGLDDCGDASDEAINCTSKIPICTHDVSTPTFSSPNPYESGTNCRWKIKSPGSIFLQFERFEMETGIDWLVVYTKRNNSAPERVTTSLTSVVPNTPFPAGLGEITVSFHSDNTINKKGFKATWSENLQCKMSKKDNVGIENLNATSTQLNATYTAASCSAGCLNSFDCVAVIVAGSYCYTIAEFTAVVKKDGSSYYGKTCPSVSGSKEIPWPFQISTTIVAADSWSSLASPMYPFFTPGNIVADYYSYSIVANAPEAYLNLEVADADVDGPHAYLEIFDGKTDVAKRIVKLQSRNLRKLLFRTTWRFAFIRLKVASQNSFQTRGFVLHYKQFDLECPANKSKGWMIARGQFLKTSGILDNSTVANLTDCQNRCSAFQKCLALNFNDATQLCELLSDWRRTVLATRYQPAVNQTYSEFLCSADCPKLSLNENTVVKPNDGPHPYRFEVSVTCKPGYHFATTRYNETSTIQGSCLYGGIWSFQNSPPSCQPKPCGEIGVIQNGYVKSSTGTVYGKNASIACNAGYRLSGGDVIRCLDNQTWSISPTCEANKCSAPTHLAPNVRQTSPNATAVGDVVEYECDPGYEVSNGAVKIVCRMDGNWSAAPPTCQRKLCGPVDVPDATVKPLAQSYQYEDSVEIVCKTGYELKTNQTNATCLSNQTWTQIPTCGDVNECKQQSARCDQICENTVGAYTCACKTGYKLVGSRNCTDINECQAGMIRCDRSNGICTNSQGGYTCGCKDGYVLYDSNGTSGFVIPASETGLRAGDTYHINHTCVKRLCNDSGVLTITNGRALTTRKVFHFGDAIDFMCDIGFNLSGASTITCNSNGTWTSSPPTCTAIKCNPVLLSGLKYPPTPSTSSPVGYTETVTYNCTDGRPDVVELERRCLYDPKRNTYELMGNNLTCPVIDCGKPEQTDVEGAKLFDYNSTLYGSTFDVACENLMTLRGNTSILGNNTVSCGQDGNWDFGSLRCIGINCKDPGTEAGTVQLVTSSGYKIGSNVSYTCKRDGYTIDGPSSIKCVVIGSDVDWSGSPPTCIDTQLPNITCPASVTVFQYETVDIEKPIPTDNTGIKSLEIYPPGFILNSTTVSSDLTLVFTATDFADNKANCSVSVTVKQRQVSTVPTIKCPKSYYKYSSLAPSNESLSREFSANASSDSNVTYSPEDVLIDGYYNVQTITATAANSVGSASCRYQVYTYPEKCNDRYLRTPINGNKTCTKLGTGYTCNLTCNPNHVFITENKTSLQYTCSNNQSSWTPSDVVPDCSLKDLAGIVSDHEWIYLNTPTPFNQTCMPKLQTAMDDFFKKKSAEHSVDCNIWGKVAVSVSGKLVYPGPSPYTDKVSVIIRLSIKSQTGNQKHEAKCKELLEIILGLHVPSDPSTKFDINTNRHFKNVSTLKVDGCPALSNVTNAIVNSTIPCNPNQIHFIENSQNYCVNCPAGTYLSNGSCLPCGKGTYQDSSGMMLCKLCDAGKSTHYTMSRSRDDCIDTCDKYSMYSQTNLPPCFPCPENTVFLNGSCTQCKGNQRTLGTGKCLDPCPAGEFSYNGYQLCAKCPKNYFSAQVGSLTCLECDKGNMTDGPGSSGCINAEARLCNNNSTACENGGRCIVPLHDAICTCLPGFAGRFCQKNVSKCDSNPCYNGGNCTGGEGSDNYTCNCLQGFTGNQCEEPPIFCAADTCKSGGMCQNLDSGFKCFCQPPLGGDTCDRAVDVCSPNPCNNSAICNNSTEGGRYVCQCPDGFTGRHCQHDIDECASNPCFNGGMCKTPSVNNYTCDCQPGFTGYRCQNRSDPCKGMNCSAAGSCIDIYQNSTTECLCDQGFKSSGNSCIELNPCRNHTCKNNGFCISVSATEYTCQCAPDFEGRFCQHSIDECKLNLCQNNSTCSDGYLDVNCTCQPGFIGKYCNETFDECKLKPCNATGTNSCTGLINDYMCNCKPGYTGKKCEIDIDECASKPCYHEGICKDEVNGFRCICKPGWTGLRCQKPVDMCLNSSVIICPNQSTCVSGFNDTVCICNKNTYGDRCLTPPSICEVASPCVHGGNCTGKPPQCTNCQTGYDGQYCDIRIDTGINPLKDNTTVSWAKKQCPPGFTGVSCNETSVKCRTGSCPVGAECIYDKWNVYCLCPASRTGPMCTKDMKPDFDICFYGPDKATSARQFMPFRINSSQMTIHLKVRYLYKGGTGTFFTIYNSRKDDFHKGLFGGKKILTVNHDSVVVQNKTIPLGVLRTNRGTWNSVIIRINNGNLRLAISGANLNKNTIPVVSFDFGYIVLGGEIDRSTLVTKKMSGFQGCLSQVMVWNTELTVPNTDVPSLTANLVQNWGGYRLDGNAAYTNTTHLKNICPIGYTGTDCNGPDKVPPPLTCPTNVYKTIGTQNTAAEYSVTWSTPSVPSDSTLNSTFQPGSNFPPGRHTVVYRAGDNASNTAICAFNVYVRPTSCSKPEDPPFAGTQNCTINPTNAYSNCQISCNSANETLCVDVPRFYTCGPSGCWNYENPKLSIRYPSCAPKASLSADQKYKLSVTLVYPNLKDNSHIRTVLTSNIKTTFGTVNTAWNSSLCGSDCGASLQISFTPVKATAGLISIIEISSLNSPLDNGQTKQRPDVILNDMIAAGRFSYPNVNIGRRRRKRATQPIPIDGGGLEKAASYVIIAPICPTGYQAVGLQCVECGVGYMHDSRTQTCIRCPVGQYQNVTARSTCIQCPLGLDTKLPGAVSSDQCKLYCPSGKELSSNKTMCVLCDIGWYRDESQTLNCIQCDPGLVTSDKGSISVYNCTQPTTTTTTTTTTTTTTPVPTTTTSTLTSTTPVPTTTVTAVPSTSTGKLSVSSTASESSSSESISSQASAASTSTLQPTTSTLPPSTTPNVCQNLTLCLNGGKCIATTTGYKCECLTRFYGPRCSKRKVEDDNSYEYIIGGTIGGITVVILLLLLGVWICWCRRKQDAKNIEKVPDELDGLPALTVHNSAYANPMFDDDTASSVHGGMMPVVYGKMSASLGHMSPQSSRIYFGKDGTLRSSAVFTATRSPGRVDPDGADERQSALIFDDDFDDDDYKHVAEPTAEPNQLT, via the exons ATGCAAAATGTCAAAGAAAGATAACGTGGggatagaaaatttgaatgcAACGTCAACGCAACTCAATGCCACTTATACCGCTGCCAGCTGCAGTGCAGGGTGTCTTAATAGTTTCGATTGTGTGGCCGTCATCGTCGCCGGTTCATATTGTTACACGATCGCCGAATTCACAGCGGTTGTAAAGAAAGACGGATCTTCTTACTACGGAAAGACGTGTCCTTCAGTGTCTGGATCAAAAG AGATTCCGTGGCCTTTTCAAATTTCTACGACAATCGTCGCTGCCGATTCTTGGTCGAGTTTAGCTTCACCGATGTATCCGTTTTTTACGCCTGGAAATATCGTAGCTGACTATTACAGCTACTCAATCGTCGCAAATGCGCCCGAGGCGTATCTCAATCTAGAG gtTGCTGATGCCGATGTCGATGGACCACACGCTTACCTAGAGATTTTCGACGGCAAAACAGACGTGGCAAAAAGAATTGTTAAACTTCAGTCGCGAAATCTCAGAAAGTTGCTGTTCAGGACAACCTGGCGATTCGCTTTTATTCGTTTGAAGGTCGCCTCACAAAATAGTTTCCAGACAAGAGGATTCGTCTTACACTATAAACAAT TTGATTTAGAATGCCCGGCGAACAAGTCGAAAGGATGGATGATAGCACGTGGACAGTTCCTGAAGACGTCTGGAATCCTCGATAATTCTACCGTGGCCAACTTGACCGATTGTCAGAATCGCTGCAGCGCCTTCCAGAAATGTCTGGCGTTAAACTTTAACGATGCTACGCAATTGTGCGAACTTTTATCCGATTGGAGGCGGACGGTTTTAGCCACGCGATACCAGCCGGCTGTCAACCAGACCTACTCCGAGTTTCTGTGCTCAGCAG ATTGCCCGAAGCTATCGTTGAACGAAAATACGGTTGTTAAGCCGAACGATGGTCCACACCCGTACAGGTTCGAAGTTTCTGTGACCTGCAAGCCGGGTTACCATTTCGCTACGACTCGTTACAACGAAACGAGCACGATTCAAGGCTCGTGTCTCTACGGTGGAATATGGTCTTTCCAAAATTCGCCGCCATCTTGTCAGC CGAAACCTTGCGGCGAAATAGGTGTTATACAAAACGGCTACGTGAAAAGTTCCACGGGAACGGTTTACGGCAAAAACGCTTCGATAGCCTGTAACGCCGGCTACCGCCTCAGTGGTGGTGACGTCATTCGATGTCTAGACAACCAAACGTGGTCGATTTCCCCAACTTGCGAAG CAAACAAATGTTCAGCACCGACGCATTTGGCACCAAACGTGCGCCAAACATCCCCGAATGCCACGGCAGTTGGTGACGTCGTCGAATATGAATGCGACCCCGGTTACGAAGTGAGTAACGGCGCGGTAAAAATCGTCTGCCGCATGGATGGCAATTGGTCCGCGGCGCCACCTACCTGTCAAA GGAAGTTATGCGGTCCAGTGGACGTACCAGACGCTACCGTTAAACCACTAGCGCAATCATACCAATACGAAGACAGCGTCGAGATCGTTTGCAAAACCGGATACGAACTGAAAACAAACCAAACTAACGCTACCTGTCTGAGTAACCAGACCTGGACGCAAATACCGACTTGCGGAG aTGTAAACGAATGCAAGCAACAAAGCGCACGATGCGATCAGATATGTGAGAACACTGTCGGTGCGTACACGTGCGCTTGTAAGACCGGTTACAAACTTGTCGGCTCGCGCAACTGCACAG ATATCAACGAATGTCAAGCCGGAATGATTCGTTGTGATAGATCGAACGGAATATGCACTAACTCCCAGGGTGGTTATACCTGCGGCTGTAAGGATGGATACGTTCTGTACGACTCGAACGGTACGAGTGGATTCGTGATCCCCGCTTCGGAAACTGGTCTGAGAGCCGGCGACACGTATCACATTAACCACACCTGCGTCA AGAGGTTGTGCAATGATAGCGGTGTATTGACGATCACAAATGGTCGAGCACTGACCACGAGAAAAGTCTTCCACTTCGGAGACGCTATCGATTTTATGTGCGACATCGGGTTCAATCTATCAGGAGCATCGACGATCACATGCAACTCGAACGGCACCTGGACTTCATCGCCCCCGACATGCACAG cTATCAAGTGTAATCCCGTATTGCTGTCTGGTTTGAAGTATCCACCGACCCCGAGTACTTCCAGCCCGGTCGGTTACACGGAGACAGTTACCTATAACTGTACTGACGGCCGACCCGATGTAGTCGAACTAGAACGCAGATGTCTTTACGATCCGAAAAGAAATACGTACGAGCTGATGGGAAATAATTTGACGTGTCCCG TAATTGACTGCGGAAAGCCAGAACAAACTGACGTCGAAGGAGCAAAGCTTTTCGATTACAATTCGACTTTATACGGCTCGACGTTTGATGTCGCTTGTGAAAATCTGATGACGTTGCGTGGAAACACAAGTATACTCGGCAACAATACCGTCTCCTGTGGACAGGATGGGAACTGGGACTTCGGCAGTTTACGATGCATAG GCATTAATTGCAAAGATCCGGGAACTGAGGCCGGTACCGTACAGCTAGTTACGAGTTCCGGGTATAAAATCGGTAGCAACGTATCCTACACGTGTAAACGCGATGGATACACGATCGATGGACCGTCCAGCATTAAGTGCGTTGTGATTGGTTCAGACGTCGATTGGTCCGGATCGCCGCCAACGTGCATAG ATACGCAGTTGCCCAATATAACTTGCCCGGCTTCGGTAACTGTGTTTCAGTACGAAACGGTCGACATAGAAAAACCAATCCCTACCGACAACACCGGAATAAAGTCGCTCGAAATCTACCCGCCCGGTTTCATCTTAAACTCGACGACAGTCAGCTCTGACCTGACCCTAGTGTTCACAGCGACTGACTTCGCCGATAACAAAGCGAATTGCAGCGTTTCTGTTACTGTGAAGCAAC GACAAGTATCTACTGTGCCCACGATCAAATGTCCGAAGTCTTATTACAAGTACTCGTCGCTAGCACCGTCTAACGAAAGCTTGTCGAGAGAATTCTCCGCTAACGCATCGTCGGATAGTAACGTGACGTACAGCCCGGAGGACGTGTTGATCGACGGATATTACAACGTGCAGACGATCACGGCTACAGCCGCGAATTCAGTCGGTAGCGCTTCGTGTCGTTACCAGGTTTACACTTACC CGGAGAAGTGCAACGATCGTTATCTGAGGACTCCGATAAATGGCAATAAAACCTGTACGAAACTCGGTACTGGATACACGTGTAATCTGACGTGTAATCCTAATCACGTGTTCatcactgaaaataaaaccagtCTTCAATATACGTGTTCGAATAACCAGTCATCCTGGACTCCATCTGATGTCGTACCCGACTGTTCAC TGAAGGATCTGGCTGGAATTGTCTCCGATCACGAGTGGATATACTTGAATACTCCGACACCGTTCAATCAAACGTGCATGCCTAAATTACAAACAGCCATGGACgactttttcaagaaaaagtcAGCCGAACATAGCGTGGATTGCAATATTTGGGGAAAAGTAGCCGTTTCGGTCAGCGGCAAGTTAGTGTACCCGGGACCGTCACCCTATACC GACAAGGTATCCGTAATTATTCGGTTATCTATCAAATCCCAAACTGGAAACCAAAAACATGAAGCCAAATGTAAAGAgctgctggagataattttggGTCTTCACGTGCCTAGCGATCCGAGTACGAAATTTGACATCAACACGAACCGCCACTTCAAAAACGTATCGACCCTCAAGGTCGACGGATGTCCGGCCTTGAGCAACGTTACGAACGCGATTGTCAACTCTACGATTCCTTGTAATCCGAACCAGAttcatttcatcgaaaatagTCAAAATTACTGCG TGAATTGTCCGGCTGGTACGTACCTATCGAACGGGTCGTGTTTGCCATGCGGTAAAGGAACCTATCAGGATAGTAGCGGAATGATGTTATGTAAACTATGCGATGCGGGTAAATCTACTCACTACACGATGAGTCGGTCGAGGGACGACTGCATAG atACTTGTGACAAATATTCGATGTATTCGCAAACGAATCTACCGCCTTGTTTCCCGTGCCCGGAAAATACGGTGTTTTTGAATGGTAGTTGTACACAATGCAAGGGAAATCAAAGGACTCTCGGAACTGGAAAATGTCTCG ATCCGTGTCCAGCTGGAGAATTCTCCTATAACGGCTATCAACTGTGCGCTAAATGCCCGAAGAACTATTTTTCCGCGCAAGTCGGAAGTTTGACGTGTTTGGAGTGCGATAAAGGAAATATGACCGATGGCCCGGGCAGCTCAGGGTGTATCAACGCAG AAGCCAGGCTCTGTAACAACAACAGTACAGCTTGTGAAAATGGAGGCCGATGTATCGTCCCGCTTCACGACGCAATATGTACATGCTTACCAG GTTTTGCCGGACGATTTTGCCAGAAAAACGTCAGTAAATGCGACTCGAACCCGTGTTATAACGGTGGTAACTGTACGGGAGGTGAAGGATCTGATAATTACACCTGTAACTGTCTACAAG GATTCACCGGAAACCAGTGTGAAGAACCGCCGATCTTCTGCGCTGCGGATACTTGTAAAAGCGGAGGGATGTGTCAGAATCTCGACAGTGGCTTCAAATGTTTCTGCCAGCCACCGCTAGGAGGAGACAC TTGCGATCGAGCTGTCGACGTGTGTTCACCAAATCCTTGCAACAACAGCGCAATATGTAACAATTCTACGGAAGGTGGAAGATATGTTTGCCAGTGTCCTGATGGATTCACTGGTCGTCACTGCCAGCATGATATAG ACGAATGTGCTTCGAATCCCTGCTTTAACGGCGGTATGTGTAAAACTCCATCCGTAAATAACTATACATGTGACTGTCAACCAGGGTTTACTGGATATAGGTGTCAGAACCGGTCCGATCCGTGTAAGGGTATGAACTGTTCGGCGGCTGGTTCATGCATTGATATATACCAAAACTCGACCACGGAATGTTTGTGCGACCAgggatttaaatcatcag GCAACAGTTGTATCGAACTGAACCCATGTCGCAACCACACGTGCAAAAACAACGGTTTTTGTATATCGGTGTCCGCAACGGAATATACTTGTCAATGCGCGCCGGATTTCGAGGGAAGATTCTGTCAGCATAGCATCGACGAGTGTAAACTGAATCTGTGTCAGAATAACTCTACTTGTAGCGACGGATATCTCGACGTGAATTGTACGTGCCAACCCGGTTTCATCG GTAAATATTGTAATGAAACGTTTGACGAATGCAAGTTGAAGCCGTGCAATGCAACAGGAACGAATTCGTGCACGGGTCTGATCAATGATTATATGTGTAATTGTAAACCGGGATATACCGGCAAGAAATGTGAG ATCGACATCGACGAATGCGCTTCTAAACCGTGTTATCACGAAGGAATATGTAAGGACGAAGTGAACGGATTTAGATGTATTTGTAAACCCGGCTGGACGGGTCTGCGCTGTCAAAAACCCGTCGACATGTGCCTCAACTCGAGCGTAATAATATGTCCGAATCAGTCGACGTGTGTATCTGGTTTCAACGATACGGTTTGCAT AtgtaacaaaaatacatatggAGATAGGTGTTTGACCCCGCCGTCTATTTGCGAGGTCGCATCCCCTTGTGTGCACGGTGGTAATTGCACGGGCAAACCTCCACAGTGCACTAACTGCCAAACAG GTTATGACGGACAGTACTGCGATATCAGGATTGACACGGGTATAAACCCATTGAAGGATAATACAACCGTAAGCTGGGCTAAGAAGCAGTGTCCCCCGG GTTTCACGGGCGTTTCTTGTAATGAGACTAGTGTTAAATGTAGAACGGGATCTTGCCCAGTCGGAGCCGAATGTATCTACGACAAGTGGAACGTCTATTGCCTGTGCCCAGCCAGTAGGACAGGACCTATGTGTACAAAAG ATATGAAGCCCGATTTTGACATATGTTTCTACGGACCCGATAAGGCGACATCTGCCCGACAGTTCATGCCGTTCAGAATTAACAGCTCTCAAATGACGATACACCTCAAAGTAAGATACCTCTATAAAGGCGGTACCGGGACGTTCTTCACGATTTACAATTCGAG GAAAGACGATTTTCACAAAGGATTATTCGGCGGAAAGAAGATATTGACTGTGAACCACGATTCGGTAGTCGTACAAAATAAAACGATTCCGCTCGGAGTTTTACGAACGAACAGAGGAACCTGGAATTCAGTCATAATCCGCATCAATAACGGCAACCTGCGTTTAGCGATATCCGGGgctaatttgaataaaaatacgATACCAGTGGTTTCGTTTGACTT CGGCTACATAGTTCTGGGAGGTGAAATCGATAGGTCGACGTTAGTCACTAAGAAAATGTCCGGATTCCAGGGCTGCTTGAGTCAGGTGATGGTCTGGAATACGGAGCTTACGGTACCGAATACCGATGTACCCTCCTTGACGGCCAATCTCGTTCAAAACTGGGGCGGTTACCGGCTCGACGGAAATGCAGCTTATACTAACACGACGCATTTGAAGAATATCTGCCCGATCGGTTATACCGGTACAGACTGCAACGGACCAG ATAAAGTCCCGCCGCCTTTGACGTGTCCGACGAACGTCTACAAGACTATAGGAACGCAAAACACCGCGGCAGAATACTCAGTCACGTGGTCAACGCCGTCTGTCCCATCAGATTCTACTTTGAATTCGACATTCCAACCAG GAAGTAATTTTCCACCCGGTCGTCATACAGTCGTTTATCGCGCCGGAGACAATGCATCCAATACTGCAATTTGCGCCTTCAACGTATACGTGAGAC CCACGAGTTGCAGTAAGCCTGAAGATCCACCGTTTGCCGGAACGCAGAACTGTACAATCAACCCGACGAATGCGTATTCGAATTGTCAAATCAGCTGCAATTCGGCGAATGAAACCTTGTGCGTAGATGTACCTAGATTCTACACGTGCGGACCGTCTGGCTGTTGGAATTACGAGAATCCAAAACTGTCGATCAGATATCCATCTTGTGCTC CGAAGGCGAGCCTGTCGGCTGACCAGAAATACAAACTGTCCGTCACCCTTGTCTATCCTAATCTAAAGGATAATAGTCATATCCGTACAGTTTTAACTAGTAATATCAAAACAACATTTGGCACCGTAAACACGGCTTGGAATTCGAGTTTGTGCGGGAGCGATTGCGGCGCAAGTTTGCAGATTTCGTTCACCCCGGTGAAAGCTACAGCGGGATTGATATCGATAATCGAAATCAGCAGTTTGAA TTCACCGCTCGACAACGGTCAAACGAAACAGCGACCTGACGTGATATTGAACGATATGATAGCCGCCGGCAGGTTTTCATACCCGAAT GTTAACATTGGAAGACGACGCCGAAAACGTGCCACCCAACCGATACCCATAGACGGGGGAGGTCTTGAAAAGGCAGCTTCCTACGTGATAATCGCGCCGATATGCCCGACCGGTTACCAAGCTGTCGGCCTTCAATGTG ttgaatgCGGGGTCGGATACATGCACGATAGTCGGACGCAGACGTGTATCAGATGCCCGGTCGGTCAGTATCAAAACGTTACCGCTAGATCAACCTGTATTCAGTGTCCACTTGGACTGGACACGAAATTACCTGGCGCAGTCAGCTCTGACCAGTGCAAGC TGTACTGTCCGAGCGGTAAAGAGCTCAGTTCGAACAAGACGATGTGTGTACTATGTGATATCGGATGGTATCGGGACGAATCTCAGACCCTCAATTGCATTCAATGTGACCCAGGATTAGTGACATCGGACAAGGGCTCGATCTCTGTATATAATTGCACTCAAC CGACTACGACTACGACTACCACGACTACAACTACAACAACAACACCCGTGCCAACAACAACTACTTCTACCTTAACATCGACTACACCTGTCCCTACAACAACAGTAACAGCAGTCCCGAGTACATCTACTGGTAAACTGAGTGTCTCCTCAACCGCGTCAGAGTCCTCTTCGAGTGAATCCATCTCCTCACAGGCATCTGCTGCGAGTACCAGCACTCTTCAACCTACAACTTCAACTCTACCGCCATCTACAACACCCA ATGTTTGTCAGAATTTAACGCTTTGTTTGAATGGCGGAAAATGCATCGCGACGACAACCGGATACAAATGCGAATGTTTGACACGTTTCTATGGACCGCGCTGTTCAAAACGAAAAG TCGAAGATGATAATTCTTACGAGTACATTATCGGCGGTACTATCGGCGGAATAACAGTAGTTATATTACTACTACTGCTTGGTGTGTGGATATGCTGGTGCCGACG AAAACAAGATGCTAAAAACATTGAGAAGGTACCGGATGAACTGGACGGCTTGCCGGCACTAACCGTTCATAACTCGGCGTACGCCAATCCTATGTTCGATGACGACACGGCCTCCTCGGTGCACGGGGGCATGATGCCTGTCGTGTACGGGAAGATGAGTGCATCCCTGGGACACATGAGTCCCCAGTCGTCGCGAATATATTTCGGTAAAGATGGAACTTTGAGATCGTCCGCTGTTTTCACGGCCACGCGTTCACCTGGAAGAGTTGATCCCGA TGGCGCCGATGAACGG CAAAGCGCATTAATATTCGACGACGatttcgacgacgacgactacAAACATGTTGCGGAACCCACAGCGGAACCTAATCAATTAACATAA